In one window of Caballeronia sp. TF1N1 DNA:
- a CDS encoding MarR family winged helix-turn-helix transcriptional regulator, giving the protein METQLDKRFGFLVADVDRLCGNRFDELAKSSLNLTRAQCRVLAYLSHYGEVNQARLAGLLEVAPISAGRLLDRMEEGGWIERRLNPDDRRERQVSMTAKAEKALDRARRVGDEITSEALAGLSRQESEQLIGLLQRVRANLSRIVDR; this is encoded by the coding sequence ATGGAAACTCAACTCGACAAACGCTTCGGCTTTCTGGTCGCCGATGTGGACCGCCTGTGCGGCAACCGCTTCGACGAGCTTGCCAAGTCATCGCTGAATCTGACCCGCGCGCAATGCCGCGTGCTTGCCTATCTGTCGCATTACGGCGAGGTGAATCAGGCGCGGCTCGCCGGGCTGCTCGAAGTCGCGCCGATTTCCGCCGGGCGGCTGCTGGATCGCATGGAGGAGGGCGGCTGGATCGAACGGCGGCTCAATCCCGACGACCGCCGCGAGCGGCAAGTGAGCATGACCGCGAAAGCCGAGAAGGCGCTCGACCGGGCGCGGCGCGTCGGCGACGAAATCACTTCCGAGGCGCTCGCGGGCCTGAGCCGCCAGGAAAGCGAGCAGTTGATCGGGCTCCTGCAGCGGGTGCGGGCGAACCTCAGCCGGATCGTCGACAGATAA